Proteins encoded together in one Telopea speciosissima isolate NSW1024214 ecotype Mountain lineage chromosome 4, Tspe_v1, whole genome shotgun sequence window:
- the LOC122659463 gene encoding zinc finger A20 and AN1 domain-containing stress-associated protein 7-like produces MGGKAPENPSRCANGCGFFGKPATLNLCSKCYRDFSLQEAKRCSPIKTSKTVQLSLLPSSSSGSPVEISNPTVLAGAINESSPVVMMKNNKCMSCSKKVGLLGFNCRCGSTFCSKHRYPEMHVCFFNYKVVGQEAIAKANPLVKSEKIERL; encoded by the coding sequence ATGGGAGGGAAAGCACCTGAAAACCCTTCTCGCTGTGCAAACGGATGTGGTTTCTTTGGCAAACCAGCAACCCTTAACCTCTGCTCCAAATGTTATAGGGACTTCTCTCTCCAAGAAGCCAAACGCTGCTCTCCAATAAAAACGTCAAAAACCGTGCAACTATCACTCCTCCCCTCATCGTCTTCTGGAAGTCCTGTTGAGATTTCTAATCCCACAGTCCTTGCCGGTGCCATTAATGAATCATCTCcggtggtgatgatgaagaataatAAGTGTATGAGTTGCAGTAAGAAAGTAGGGTTGCTAGGGTTCAACTGTAGGTGTGGAAGTACTTTCTGCTCAAAGCACAGGTATCCTGAGATGCATGTCTGTTTCTTCAACTACAAGGTTGTGGGCCAAGAAGCTATTGCTAAGGCTAATCCATTGGTCAAGTCTGAAAAGATTGAGAGGTTATGA